Genomic DNA from Vicugna pacos chromosome 14, VicPac4, whole genome shotgun sequence:
ATTGACTGCCACATTTATTGATCTGCTTTTAAATCCATGTTCTCCTTTGGGATTTTCTGACAAGAAAGTAGTCAAACCCatataattaattattattaaatcaATTCAAGATGTTTAtagaatattttctatatgctcaGCAATGCATTAGACGATGACATGATATGGAAATGAACAGATATTGTTTCTTTCTTCAAGCTTACAGTTTGATTTTGAGGAcaaatgtttatgtaaacaacTGTAAAAGCCAAAAATAAAGGCCATGAGAGGGATAGCAAAGTGTTCTGGAAGGAGAGAGTACTCTGGCTGAGAACGTCAGGGACAGGCTCTATACACGGAGTGTGTTGACCTGGGCTGTAAATGGCAAATAAGCTTTTCATGGGTAGAGAATACAGGAAAGGACATTCAAGATAGAGGGAATGAATGGACTGAACCAAAGACACATacctgtttaaaaaagaaaaaagaaatgtttgcgATAAAAATGTGAAGTGTAAGCTTCATGGTGGCTGGTAGACTCTGGAAGCTTCAAATGACATATTATGGAGTTTGGGTTGTTCTTACCTTTTTTCTCCTGTAAACTATGGGAAGatatgtcaattttatttttctttctaatttccatggtgtaaagtTTTTATAGCGAAGAAGAGTGTGATCAGATCAGGCTCGGATTTCAGAGAAAAACCTTAGCAATGTGAAGAATGGAGCAGAGAGACAAGATAGACTGGGGACAGGAAGTCAAGTAAGGAAGACACTGAAATAGTCCAATCAAGCCTGATTGATTCAGGGTACTTGACTTAATacagaggaaataaaaagcaaGGAGTTGATTTCAggattttatttctactttaatcttcaaagaaacaggaaatattttctgaaatgatTTTGATTTATAATACAAAGTTGATTATAATTAGTTGATTTTAtttccattagataataatatgTTTAGTTCATCTGAAGATGACATTGTTGTTGCCCCAATCACCCATGTATCCGTCACATTAGATGGGATTCCCGAAGTGATGGAAACTCAGCCGGTTCAAGAGACATACGCACACTCACCAGGACCCTCATCACCAGAACAACCTAAGAGAAAGAAAGGTGAGTGGTTAATTTGTTTAGGGCAGTCAACTCTTGATTGGAAgctaaatacaatttttattcaaGGGTATTTCTACACCAGTAAAAACTTATATAAGAATAAAATTGAAGGTACAAAAACATAAAGTAAGAGGTATTTCTTTGTATTAgattcattttttagaaaaatcattttatacttttaaaatatttggtctATCTCATAGAAAAGGGATTTTCCAACTTTTTAAAGCCTGACTCTTTTTTCTAAACCCTTTTATCTAAGTTCAGAAAGAGCTCAGGGGTAAGGGCAAGTCAGTTTCCTCCTGCAGAACATAGTTTGAAAACCACAGGTATAGGTTCCAATATAAGGTTTCAATGAGAAAAATACAGGTTAGAATTCAGCAGGTAAGTAACTGAACAGGAACATGTTAGAATGTGTTAAAGGGAATTTTTAACTTTTCACAGCTTAGGACCATACTTACATTCTGAAGTCCAACACTATTTCCGTTTCATTGCCTTTTGATTCTACTCCAGCTTGTTCAGTGTTTTTGAGTTTGATATCTTAGTTAATGGCATCAGCAGCAGCCACCGCGTAACCTAACTGCACATGAAAGTAAGGGAAATTTCAGGGgccaaaaatgaagagaaaaataacaatagTAAGAATGAGCTGACACTGCAGGACCTCTGCAGGGCTGAGGAGGACACATCAGTCTGGATGTCTGAGGGGCTTCGGTTTTATTACCCAAGTAGAGGCAGATGCTTCAGTCTTGGTCCAATGCAAATAGGGGTATTAGACAGAGACCTCAGCATGTGATTGAGATCCTTTGAAAGACCATACCCTAAGGGGAAAAACAGTCCACGCATTGGCACAGACATATTAAGGAAGCTTATACTTCTCAGCTGGGTGGAGAAATTTTTCCTTTGAGAATTCATAGTCCTAGGTTGGCGTTAACCTAGGTGTATGATTAGATTTCCAACTACCACTGATGTCAGAATTTTCCAGCCAAGTAATTAACATAAGAATGGCCTCCCAGCAGGCAATAACTTTGGGTACCAGGGAAAACTCTTGTAAAATTTGCTTTCGCAAGTCATATACTTGATCTAGGCTGCACAGAGTTTCTACAAATAAAACCCTGCTGAAGGTGAACTCACATTTCATTATCACAAAATAACTTAAGGAAGATTACTTCCTGAATGAGAAGTAGCAGGCGCCGAAAGTCCTAGGGTTAGATCTCTGAGAACCTCAGACAACAGAATTGTCAAATAGAAACTTTCAATGAATATGATTGTAATtattaaagcaaaagaataaaacacatcATCAAAGAATGCGACTGCTAAAAAAATACCAGGCGAAACTCCCTCTTCGAATCAAGGTGGAGTAACAGAACCTGACTTCGCAaagattttttggatatgacaccaaaagtacaagcaacagaagcaaaaGTCAATAAGTGagactacattaaactaaaaggcttctgcacagcaaaagaaataatcaataagatgaaaaggcaactacagaatgggagaaatatatATGCAAACCATTtatctgacaaggggttaatgttccaAACCATGTAAGGAACTCATAACTCAAGAGCAAAGAaaccccaaacaatccaattaaagaATAGGCAGACgacctgagtagacattttcctaaagaagacatacaaatggccaacaggtatatgcaaagatgctcaatatcactaatcatcaggaaagtgcaaatgaaaaccacagtaagatatcacctcacgcctgttagaatggctagaGGTAGCCATAGAAAAAGACGAGAAAATGTtgccaaggatgtggagaaaagagaatctttctacactgttggtggaaatttaaattgatacagccactacactaaacagtatggaggttcctcaaaaacctaaagcTACAAAttctgtatgatccagcaatcctacttctaggTGTGTAGCCAAAGGAACTGAAAGCAAGTTGtcaaagagatacctgcactgctgtattcactgcagcattattcacagtagccaagatttGGAAACAGCTCTAAGTCTCCATCCATAGGTGAATGGGTAAACTAGTGGAGGAATACAGTGGGGTAGCGAAAACATTATCTGTCAGAGAAAGCTGGTaaatagaaagcagaaaataaGTTGGTAGGAGGGACAGGAGCTAACTGAAGTGTGGCTTCTAGTGTTATTTTTGTTAGCACAGTTAGCTACAAGTATCTGTCTCATGAACAGTGATGGATACCACCAGGTTCCACATTTATACATCTGGTAGTCTTAGGAGGGACCTGGCCTGCAGAGTGACTTTTTTGAACCTCTTCTCCTTGATGCTTACTCACCTTCACTTCAGAGGTGTTTTCCTATTCAGTTTGTCTGCAGATGTTTTGTTACTAACCTTGTGACTTTAGTTCTCAAATTCTGCTTTTCTAAGTTACTACCCTATATTATATTACCCCAGCTTTCACCCCTGTGATCTAGACCAGTGAGAGTCAGCCTCAAGGATGTTGGGGTAAGAGATACTAACTAAGGTGTCCATTTTATGCTTAATCTTCATTGTCTCATATACAGAGCGATAATCTGTTCAGACAGCGTTCTCACCTCAATGTAAATCTTAGGCAACACTGCTGCCAAGTTGTGGTTCTAGATAAGTGGCACAAGAAGAGCACAAACACGGCTTTGGAATAGTTGATTGACCCAGACTAAGGCTGCACAAAATACAGTTAACGCTGTTGCAATGAACTTGTCTAGAGACTGGATGATGGATAACTGTAAAGTTTGCTTGCTGTAAATTGAAAGAAATATAGAACAATGAgatgtttaaaaatacacaagaaaataaaaattgaccTTGTGGTTTACCAAAATTTTGCCTCACTTATTTTTTGTATCTAGAAGTTTTGGGCAGTTTTCAATATTTGAGAACTAACTATAGACAGATATATTTAGAAGAGAGAGAAGCTAAAAACCCACTTCTCCTGCCTTAAAAAAACTTATGTAATCAAGAGGCAGACAAACATATCTGGCTTATTTTTTGAGCTCAGGTTTTATCAGCATCAAGAATATTCCCCCAGATTTTAAGAAAGCACTGTCACTATCATCACCTCAGAGACAAAATGTAAAGTTTAAACTTAACCTCATGTTTGCAAATGAGCCAAAGTATTGTTTTCTGCATAAAAGTGTTTGTGATCTAACCTGTATTAATGTTAAATTTTTACTGAAGTTACTTTCCTTTTAATAAATAGCATTTAGGAAGCCAGTATATGTGTTCAATATATAAAGGGCAAAATGTTTGGTACTTGAAATTTAGGATAAATGACAAAATAGCATTTATAAACAGCTAAACTGTCCATTCTCTCTCACTTTGGGAGGCACATACTTACATAAGAGCTGTTCTGATTTCAGGGAGAAAAACGAAACCACCACGACCAGATTCCCCCACCACTACACCCAACATATctgtgaagaagaaaaataaagatgggAAGGGTAAGTACTACTGTAATTTCCCTATAATACTTACAGGTCAGGTAACATTCGGATTGCTTTAAAATGTCTGCATGTTGTAAGTAGAAACCACAAGCTTCTACTGAAATGCTTATAAGATACGGTCGCCACTTTTTGTGAGGGGACTGGTAATAATGCAAGCCAAGAAATCTGTTCAGGAGGTTTTCACGTACCTGTCAAAATCATCTATCCTTTCGTTTAATGCTAAGTCTCTTGGAAGAATTTAGCCACATTCGGTTTTCAGTTCATTTACATTCAGTTCAGTTACATATTACATTGTCTTGGAGTTCTAGTATTTTCATAACTGCTGCCCAAGTTGAAGAAGATTGTTGAGACTAATCTGCTGGCTCTTAATATAAAAAGAACAACTATTGAAAGTTTTTGTACAACTCCTATTCAGTTTCTTCTATGTAATAATGGTTCTTAAAAAGGCTGGAAAAAATTGTCTTGAAGTGCTTTCTCCCTAAGTCATCACAAATCTAATTGGCAGGATTGCTCTGTTCAGGTGTCTTTTATGGGACTAATAAAAAGATGTGTATTAGACCCTAAAAATTATGAGCATTGTATCACCAGTACTAACTGAATTGTGTAATAAGTTTGTATAATTATAGATGGAACTTAATAAGACTTTcagttgtgttttattttgtgctCTTTCAAATGAGTTTTTGGTCAGTTAAAAAGAAATTGCTTTTGTTTCAGGAAACACAATTTATCTTTGGGAGTTTTTACTGGCATTGCTCCAGGACAAAGCTACTTGTCCTAAATATATCAAATGGACCCAGCGagaaaaaggcatttttaaattGGTAGATTCTAAAGCAGTATCCAGGTTGTGGGGGAAGCACAAAAACAAACCTGACATGAATTATGAGACCATGGGAAGAGCTCTCAGGTGCGTGAAGTTTCTGTAGTTCATTGTGTTAAGCGTATCGTTTCCTAAATACTCAAAAGTCAGAGGATTAAAGAAATGGTGAGTGTTACTACTGAAGTACTGAGCCCACGCTACTTATAGAAATGAGTATGTATTTAAATTGAAATCTTATTCCAGTCGGGGAAGATGTTCTCTTTTCCCCCAAAGTCTTCATGCAAAcaacagatattttatttataaagggATCAGAAAATGTTAAGCTGTCATCGGGGATTGTAAATCGACCACAAGGCTCATATGTTCTGAGCCATTACACTTAAATTCAGCACAAAGTAACAAACAGTGGTAATGCATGTACTTAATAAGAGGgtccattttaaaatgtgaatctcAGATATGATGTGTATGTAGTATGTTATTTTGGAATAAATTAATGCTTCGAGAATAGTATTAGACATCGTAAAAATGTTGAACGAAGGTACCTATTTACCCTTAAACCCTCTTTTAGTTTGTTATTCTGTGATCATGTCATTTAGTCTGCAAGAtctgtgtatatttgagaaagaTTAGAAATAGCAGTGATCTGATAATTTGATAACCTTCTTAAACCAGAATTATTTAGTTAcagtttgtgttttatttttaaacttacagtttTTAGGTTCTTGATTTAACTAAAATCACTGCCCAAATCTGAATCACTTCTATTTGTACATCATTaagttttacacagaaaactgtatCACATTTACTGAATCAAATTTAAACCAATAGGGACATTACAGTAAGCTATGGAAGGGAAATAAAATAGCCACCCCTCATTTAgaaattcttttctcctttgttggtCTCCAACTTTTAACTTCTGTATATGATTCAGAAATTTTTATTGTGTTGAATATTATTTTAGTTTGTTTAACTGAACAAAATATTGATAATATTGTCTGCTTTGACTAGGTACTATTACCAAAGGGGTATTCTGGCAAAAGTAGAAGGTCAGCGTTTGGTGTATCAGTTTAAGGATATGCCAAAAGATCTGATTTATATAGATGATGAGGATCCAAGTTCCAGCATGGACTCTTCAGACCCATCACTGTCTTCAACCACCACCTCGAGCAGGAACCAAGCAAGCCGGTCGAGAGTATCTTCATCTTGCAGTCCAGGGATAAAAGGAGGAGCCACTACAGTGCTGAAAGCAGGGAATTCTAAAGCCGCAAAACCCAAAGAGCCCGTGGAAGTGGCACAGCCGTCAGAGGTTCTGAGGACAGTGCCGCCCACGCAGACGCCGTACCCTACGCAGCTCTTCCGGACTATTCACGTGGTGCAGCCGGTACAGGCTGTTCCGGAGGGAGAGACAACCAGCAGCGTGCAGGATGAAGCATTAAATTCCTCCGTTCAGAGTATTAGGTGAGAAAATTAAAGTTACCGATGCACATCATCGTGCCAGGTTTCTGACCAGAGTCATCTTTTGTTAAATGTGCTGGGATTCaaaagtgagaataaaaattatatagatttCAAGCTAGAGCTCTTGGTCAGCAGATTGTTTCAGCAGCAGTACATCAGTCCTCAGATTGTATCGGtggttctttatttttaaactgtgatACTATTTTTCAAAGTTAGAAGCTATAAAAATTTTCCGTAAATGGACATATCATGACCTTTTGGAATTGCACTGAGTTAAAGGAAATACACATTATTTCTTGGGAAGATGCAATTTTCTCAGATGGAGTTCTGTTAAATTGTTGACTTGTGAGTATAAAGAccacattttttccattttaattaaaaaagtacctattgaactttattttccttataaGGTTTTGTTTTCCTCTAAGTTCTGTTGGTTACTTATGACTACTGGTTAATAGGAAACATGTGGTTCCTCCCATTGGTTTCTGAGCTCTGCCGTGTTATCATCGTGTGTATTTGTGTTGATAAGAAGCATACAATGGCCACAGCTGATCACTGGGACTCCCTTCTTGGGTTGATTCAGTTGTTTTTTTAAGCACGtctaatcaaaattttcttttttaggccttaagaataaaaataaaccagaagaaaaacaacaacaaaaacacacacCTCTAGCAATGAAAGATATTAAATTATGATATTGTATTGGGTACTTTATTACTGTGAATGTCAATTTCAGGAAAAAACTCAGTGCCAGATATTAAAACATTCTAATAATACTCCCTGCCTGTGATTTTCAAGCTGTCTTTgctatatatttttcaaaatcttcATTTCCAAATTCTCTGAGAGTTCTCTAGATTCTGCCTGCTTCCTGCCTCTGGTAATCTAAATGTTACTGATGCATTTCATTATGTCATGTTTCTGACCAGAGCCATTCCTTGTTAAGTGGGTCAAAAGTCAGCATTTGTGATATTGCAGCTTTTGTTAGATCTATGTTGCCCACAGAGTGCAGGCCAGTTTCCACAGCCCCCACGCCAGCGCTCAGTCTGTTCATGGTGCCTTCCTTGTTCTCCAGCTGAAGCTCCTTACTTGCCTGAACCACATTCTGTACCTGAGCCAGGTGTTTTAGTTGACTTAACACCTGTCTCCTGCTATGTATTTAAATCTTTGGGAGCTAGATTTTATTCATCGTCCTGTTCCCAGCACCTAACATAGTCTGATATATAACACCCCTTCATATTTATAGAATTTATTTGAAGTAGTGTAAATTATCATTCTTTATCTCTTCTTAGAGTAATGAGTTCTCTATGTAAACtacctataaaatgaagatacaaAGTTAaacttttcaaactttaaaacaatttattctTGTAGAaattattctatatttatatgtatgtatgtatccacacacattctaaattcctttgacctaaaaaaaattcttctctcaTTTGGTTACATTTTATTCCCCCCCCCAAAATC
This window encodes:
- the ELF1 gene encoding ETS-related transcription factor Elf-1 isoform X3; its protein translation is MITESSLDVAEEEIIDEDDDDITLTVEASCHNGDETIETIEAAEALLNMDSPGPMLDEKRINNNMFSSSEDDIVVAPITHVSVTLDGIPEVMETQPVQETYAHSPGPSSPEQPKRKKGRKTKPPRPDSPTTTPNISVKKKNKDGKGNTIYLWEFLLALLQDKATCPKYIKWTQREKGIFKLVDSKAVSRLWGKHKNKPDMNYETMGRALRYYYQRGILAKVEGQRLVYQFKDMPKDLIYIDDEDPSSSMDSSDPSLSSTTTSSRNQASRSRVSSSCSPGIKGGATTVLKAGNSKAAKPKEPVEVAQPSEVLRTVPPTQTPYPTQLFRTIHVVQPVQAVPEGETTSSVQDEALNSSVQSIRTIPAPAQVPVVVSPGNQHLHTVTLQTVPITTVIASTDPSSGAGSQKFILQAIPSSQPMTVLKENVVLQSQKQGSPPSIVLSPAHVQQVLTSSVQSVCNGTVSVASSPSFSATTPVVTFSPRSSQLVAHPPGTVITSVIKAQETKTPVQEVEKKEVEDNLKEGTEETEPQPQPYVMVVSSSNGFTSPVAVKSELLEPSAF